In Corallococcus caeni, the genomic stretch TGGCCAGGGCCTGACCGTCCAGCACGCCGAAGGCCGGCGTGGCCACCGACGGCGAAGGCCGCAGCCCGTCCAGCGCGTCCGCGCCCGGCAGCGGCGCCAGCTGGCCGAGCGTCTCATCCACGCCGAAGAGGCCCACCGCCGCCTCGCCGTCCCTGCCGTCCACGCGCGTGCGGACCTGGAGATGCGCCAGCTCTCCGGGCGCGTACGCGGGCTTGTCCGGCGACACCTCCACCGACAGCGCCGCGCGCGGCGCCACGTACACGCGCGCGGACGCGGGCACGCCCTCCACCTCCGCCCAGCCCTCGAAGTCCCCGGGCAGCGTGAAGCGCGCGGAGCGCGTGGCTGGATCCACCGCCTCCTTGAGCCGCGCCTGCCCCGCCACCAGCTCCAGCGTCCGGGGCAGCTCGCCCTCGAAGCCGGGACCGCGCAGCAGCTCCACCTTCACGGACTCGCCCGCCTTCGCCATCACCGGCGTCGCGCGCAGGCGCAGCGGCGGCAGGCGCGCGGGGCGCAGCACGAACTTCGTCTCGCCCATGTCCTGGCCGTCCCACTTCGCCCGGACCTTGAGCTCGTAGCCCAGGAACACCGTGGCCTGCGGCGGACGCGGAATGCCGTTGCCGCCATAAGTGGGCTGCGCGGTGAAGCGCACCACGCCCATGGCCTCCGCCGGCCGCCGGCCCGCCATCAGCTCCGCCTGCGTCGAGGCGGGAACGCGGATGCGGGCGAAGCGCTCCTTCACGCAGGTCAAGGCCGTCGCGGACAGCGCGTTCTCGCTCGCGGGCTCCTGCACCCAGGACAGCGCCAGCTCCGGCTTGTCCGCCCACCGCCGCCACGTCAGCGCGGCGGGCACGGCGACGACCCGGTCCAGCGTGGGAGGCAGGCACGCGCGCGCGTCCAGCGCGGCGGCCGTCAGCGCCTCGCTCACGCCCCGCTCGTCTCCGGAGGCGACCTCCGTGTTCCACCGCATCGAGGGCAGGCCCGGATCCATCACCTGGAAGCGCAGCTGGAGCATCCGCTCCCGGCCCGCCGGCAGTCCCTTCGCGCGCACCGCGGAGGCCATGCACGCGTCCAATCCCTCCTCCGCGCCGGCCACGTCCTGCACCTGCCCGGACGCGCCCACCCGCACCGCGAACTCCGCCATGGAGGCGCCGGAGGACGGCGCGACGAAGCGCGCGCAGGGATGCAGGACGGGCAGCAGCCGCTCCAGCGCGGCCTGGTCCTCGAGCGACGCCTGTCCCCCCTGCGCGCCCAGCAGGTCCCGCGACGACACGAGCGACACGGGCGGCGGACGCGGCTGCACGCGCACCGGCAGCGGCGGCACCACCACGTTCACCGCGGGGCCGGGGTCCAGTTGGAAGGCGGCCACGCCGTCCTCGTCCGCCACCGCGCTCACGCCCTTGTCGCGAGGGTCCCACGCGCGCGTCACCGTCACCTCCGCGCCCGGCAGCACCTGGCCGGACGCGGTGGTGGCGCGCAGGTAGACGCGGTTGCTGAAGCCCGCCACCAGCCCGTCCTCCAGCTCCGTCACGGAGGACACGGCCAGCGCGTCCTCGGACAGCAGGAGCGACACGGCGCCGCGCACCGGCTCACCCGTGGCGTCCTTCGCCTCCACGCTCGCGCTCAGCGTGGCCTGGCCGCGCAGGTCCTGGGGCACGCGCGGCAACGTCACGCGGAAGCGGCCGGAGGCGTCCGTGCGCGCCTTCGTCGGCAGCTCCCCGCGAAGCCACTCCGTCGGAGGCGGCCACGCGCCCGCGTGGCTCCACGCCAGCGTCACGTCCGTGTCCGCCAGCGGCGCGCCGGACGCGTACGACACCTGCCCCGTCACCTCCGGCGTGTCGTTGGCGCGCCAGAAGGGCCGGGGGCTCCTCGCCTCCAGCCGCAGGCGCGGCAGCGTGAAGGGCTCCACGGTGAAGGACTCGGAGCCGGACGCGCCGCCGCTCGTCCACGTTACCGTCCACGTGCCCGTGGGCGCGCCCCGGTCCAGCGGGAACTCCCCGGCCACCACGCCCCAGGGGCCCGCGGGCGCGCGCTCCTCCAGCACCACCTCGCCGGAGGGGTCCGTCACCTTCCACGTCCCCGGCCGTCCGTCGAGCGGCGACAGGTCCTTCGCGCGCAGGGCCACCGCGCGGAAGCGCACGCGGTGCCCGGGCTCGTAGAGGGGGCGGTCCGTCAGCACGCGCACCCGCGCGGGCGCGTACAGGGGCAGCGGCGCGTCCACCGTGTCGGTGCCCAGCGGCGTGGTGACGCGCGCGCGCAGCCGGTAGTCGCCGTCCGGAACCTGGGGCAGCGTCACCGGCGCGACCATGGGGCCGTCGCCGTCGCGCTCCCAGCGGCCCTTGGCGTCCAGCGGCAGCGGCGTCTCCTGGCCGGCCGCGTCCACCAGGAACAGCGTCGCGGTGCCCCGGCCCACGGAGGACGCGAACGCGCTGCCCTTCGCGTCGACGCCGTGCGCCTCCGCCCAGACGCTCACCTGGCTGGAGACGCCTCGCCCGAGGCCGCTGGCGGACACGCCCACCGTCTGGCGGAACTCGCCGTCCGGACACCAGGGCACGTCCACGCCCTGGAACATCCAGGCGGACAGACACCGCCCGGAGGCCACGAAGGCCAGGCCTCCCCCCAGAAGCAACAGCCCGAGCCCTCCGGCCACCCATCGCCGGCGCTGGATGCCACCTGTCATGCGTTTTCTCCCCGTCTGTCCACTGTACGCCGGAAAGCCGGGGGCCGGTCCCCGCCTCCCCCCGTTGACGTATCCGTGGGGTGGCTGGGCTAGGGTGCCGCGCCATGGTCGCGCCGAAGAACCGCCCTCCGCAGGATGCCCTGCCGCCCCGCCTCGATGCCCTGCTCGAGTCCCTGATGGACCGCGACTTCGCGGCGCGGCTGCGCAAGGTCTACCAGGCGGCCGCCGTCGCCATCGACCGGCTGGGGCACCTGAGCATCGTGAAGTACGAGCCCACCACCGCGGAGCCCGACGACGCCGCGGACCTGTCCCTCTGGGAGACGATGGCGCCCGCCATCGGCGAGACGCTGGTGGACGTGAACCGGCTGGTGGTCGCCATCCGCGACGCCTTCCCCCCGCCCGCGCGCCCCGCCGTGTCCAACGACGGCGGCTGGGCCCCGCCCCCCGCGAGCTCCGACGAGCGCCTGTCCCAGGAAGCGGAGGCCGTGCTGCACGCCAGCGCGGAGCGGCTGTCCAAGCGCGTGCAGGAGCTGGGCGTGCAGATGCGCCGGCCGGAGGTGGTGAGCGACCGCTGGACGCTGATGTCGGAGCTGGCCGCGTCGCGCGCGGACTTCCGCAACCGCATCGGCGACCTCGTGTACCTCACCGCCGCGGCCTTCGCGGACGTGCGCCGCGAGGACGTGGTGCCGGGCTACGCGAACCAGGTGGGCGCGCGCGTGGCCCTGCGCGGCGCGGCGGCGGACCTGCGCCGCTCACTGCAGGGCCGGCTGGAGCGCGCCGCGAAGGCGACGGACGCGCAGCGCCCCGCGCTGGCGAGGCAGGCCGAGGAGAGCCTGGCCGCGTTCGTGTCCCTGCCCGCGTCGCTCGCGCTGAAGACGCCCACCAAGCGCGAAATCGTCGCGGCGCGCGGCCGGCTGCGCGCGGCGGGCACGCAGCCCGCGCTGGGGCCGGAGGTGCTGCCCGGGCTCGTGGAGCCCTTCCTCGCGCTGCTGGATGAAGCGATGGAGGAGGTGACGCGCCACTGGCTCACCGTGCACGACCGCGCCGTGTGGGCCGCGAGCGGCGTCCGGCTGGAGCAGGTGGACATGCACCTGGAGCTGGGCTCTCCGGGCGCGGCGCGCGTCCTGGAGGAGGCGGTGACGGCGGCGGGGGCGCTCACCGGCCGCTCGGCGCCCTTCGACGCCTTCCTGCGCAAGGGCCGTCAGGAGGCCGCGGAGGGGCTCAACGAAGCCGGCGCGCGCGACCTGCTGGCCCGCTTCCGCGAGCGCCTGGCCAGCCTGCCGTTCAGCTAGCGAGCCGCGCTTCGACAAAGGCCCGCTTCAGGGCTTCGCGGGCGCGGGCAGCGCGGGGTCTTCCTTCTTCGGAGGCAGCACGCGCAGCTCCTCGAAGCGCTCCGCCAGCGTCTGCGGCGTCAGCTCCTCCTGCCACTGCTTGGGGTTGGTGTTCCACCCGAAGTCGGCCGGCACCTTGCCGCCGCCCTGGCTGGTGTAGCCGATGGTGTCCGGGAACTGCGCGGACCAGCGGTTGCCGGGATCCGGCTCCTTGGTCACGTGCTGCCGGTTGGGGAGGATGAAGGGCTTGGTCTTGGGAGCATCACTCATGCAGCCAAGCCTCTCCGAAAGAGACCTCGTTGTGTAGAGGCAAGCTGGGCTGCTGCCGCCTTCGCGCATGGTTCTTGGGAGGCAGCACGCTCGGCCCCAGCTCGAACACCGCGGCGAAGTAGCGGGCCTGTGACTCGCTGCCGTACCGGTACCGCCGCACGCCCCCCGCGTGGGCCACCTCCACCCGCCAGCCCTTCGGGTCGCACATGACCTTCACTGTGTTCCCTGCACCCATCCCACGCCTCCCCCGTCCCGCTGTCGTCCGAGGGGGTGGCCCATGAAATCCCCGTGCCAGCGCCCGCAAGCCTGCCCAACGGGTTGCGGTGTCAGCGGGTGAGCAGTCGCCAGGGGACCGGTAACGTTTGCAGCCTGCCCCGGGGGGCCCCCCCTGCCCCCGAAAGGCGGGGCGGGGCGCCACACCAAGTCCCCGCGGGGTGATGCCGGTCTGCTTGTGTCGGGCGGATCCTGCGTTAACTCAATGGCATGACCCAATTCGAGACCCAGAACGGAGAGCGGTTCGCGGACTTCGATCTTCCCGAGGGCTGCATGATGTGTGGCGGCGCGGTCTCCATCCGGGCCACGCCAGCGGGGGCCCACGGCTACTGCCCCCACTGCCACGTGCTGTCGCGTCCGCAGATGAAGGTGAAGCCCAACGGCGTCGAGCTCTCCTTCGAGACCACGGCGCTCGCCTGAACCCGAGCGTCCCTTCCTGGTGCACGGAGCGTCAGTGCACCAGGGACACGAGCAGCGGCGCGCTGAGGAACGACAGCGGAATGCCCACGCCCACCATCAGCACCGCCAGCTCCGGATCCAGCTCGTGCTCGGCGGCCAGGATGGCCGCCGTCACCATGGGCGCCATGGCGATTTGAAGCACCGTGGCCTGCCTCACCACCAGCGACAACCCCGGCACGAACGTCAGCAGGCCCAGCACCGCCAGCGGCGCGAGCACCAGCTTGTAGGACAGCCCCAGCACGAGCGCCGGTACGCGCGGACGCAACCCCTGGAGCCGCAGCTGGAAGCCCACGATGAACAGCGCCAGCGGCGTGAGCAGGTCGCCCAGCCGCTGCAGCACCGCCTCCAGCCAGTCCGGGAAGGCGAAGGGCCGCAGCACCAGCGCCACCACCAGCGCCTGGAACGGGGGGAACACCAGCACCTTGCGCACGAGCCCACGCGCGGACACCGCCGCCTGGGCGTGGGCCCTCGCCGCCGTCAGCGTGGCGAGCGTCGCCAGCACCATGAACGAGCCCAGCTGATCCACCACCACCGCCACCGGCACGCTCGCGGGCCCCAGCAGCGCCGTGGCCATGGGCAGGCCCACGAAGGCCGTATTGCCCAGCCCCGCGGTGAGGATGAGCGCCGTCACCGAATCGCGTGACAGGCCCAGCCGGGGCCCGAGCAGCCGCAGGAACAGCACCGCCCCCCCGAAGAGCAGCCACGGCGCCACGGCGGCCACCATCAGCCCGGGCGCGAACTCCAGCCGGTGCATGGCGCGCAGCACCAGCGCGGGCAGGGACACGTTGAGGATGAAGGCGTTGAACGCGGGCGCCGTCCCACCCGGGAACCGGCCGCTCGCACGCGCCAGCACGCCCAGCACCAGGCACACCCCCAGGAGTCCGATGACCTGCCCCATGCCCGCCTTGCGTCCCGCCTTCCTGCGTGTGCGTTGGCGCGGCAACCTGGAGGAGCCCGCCAGCGATGTCCAGCGCCATCAGGGCACGCACGGGGAAGTCGTGTTTCGCGCGCGGCTGGAATGCATGAGGCCCCAACCAGCGCCCACCGCCGGGCCGTGACGGAGCGGGCGTGGAAACGCG encodes the following:
- a CDS encoding MG2 domain-containing protein, with the translated sequence MTGGIQRRRWVAGGLGLLLLGGGLAFVASGRCLSAWMFQGVDVPWCPDGEFRQTVGVSASGLGRGVSSQVSVWAEAHGVDAKGSAFASSVGRGTATLFLVDAAGQETPLPLDAKGRWERDGDGPMVAPVTLPQVPDGDYRLRARVTTPLGTDTVDAPLPLYAPARVRVLTDRPLYEPGHRVRFRAVALRAKDLSPLDGRPGTWKVTDPSGEVVLEERAPAGPWGVVAGEFPLDRGAPTGTWTVTWTSGGASGSESFTVEPFTLPRLRLEARSPRPFWRANDTPEVTGQVSYASGAPLADTDVTLAWSHAGAWPPPTEWLRGELPTKARTDASGRFRVTLPRVPQDLRGQATLSASVEAKDATGEPVRGAVSLLLSEDALAVSSVTELEDGLVAGFSNRVYLRATTASGQVLPGAEVTVTRAWDPRDKGVSAVADEDGVAAFQLDPGPAVNVVVPPLPVRVQPRPPPVSLVSSRDLLGAQGGQASLEDQAALERLLPVLHPCARFVAPSSGASMAEFAVRVGASGQVQDVAGAEEGLDACMASAVRAKGLPAGRERMLQLRFQVMDPGLPSMRWNTEVASGDERGVSEALTAAALDARACLPPTLDRVVAVPAALTWRRWADKPELALSWVQEPASENALSATALTCVKERFARIRVPASTQAELMAGRRPAEAMGVVRFTAQPTYGGNGIPRPPQATVFLGYELKVRAKWDGQDMGETKFVLRPARLPPLRLRATPVMAKAGESVKVELLRGPGFEGELPRTLELVAGQARLKEAVDPATRSARFTLPGDFEGWAEVEGVPASARVYVAPRAALSVEVSPDKPAYAPGELAHLQVRTRVDGRDGEAAVGLFGVDETLGQLAPLPGADALDGLRPSPSVATPAFGVLDGQALAMGRIRGANAAAAALLRVTAVPAREDLETPLTAHATSPFSPDAELTEPFYAVLTELHARTRKWEETAPAGETLDPAGLARLWAESLAACEQRGQKVTDAFGRKLRLSRLPEDLLALTDPRAVVVNGTRLPEDVVNWGAWVAQEAP
- a CDS encoding AEC family transporter, whose protein sequence is MGQVIGLLGVCLVLGVLARASGRFPGGTAPAFNAFILNVSLPALVLRAMHRLEFAPGLMVAAVAPWLLFGGAVLFLRLLGPRLGLSRDSVTALILTAGLGNTAFVGLPMATALLGPASVPVAVVVDQLGSFMVLATLATLTAARAHAQAAVSARGLVRKVLVFPPFQALVVALVLRPFAFPDWLEAVLQRLGDLLTPLALFIVGFQLRLQGLRPRVPALVLGLSYKLVLAPLAVLGLLTFVPGLSLVVRQATVLQIAMAPMVTAAILAAEHELDPELAVLMVGVGIPLSFLSAPLLVSLVH